The region cgaggttttacccgcttttgcaaatcatgtgcatgctagatccgagttgcgtgattcaaatgttcatcatgaactgcaagcagatctagtgaagcacatctgggcaaagtttggaatgtctcaggattgaagatgatttgtatcgtactatttacgttatttgtgtgttgtgtgcttagttttcccttgtcttgcattttaagatattgtgtgcttagtttgttatcttgcattttattttaagaaaataaaataaattcctgtatgcttagtttgttgtcttgcattttaagttaagaaaaaaaaattatagtctatatttttttaaaaaaagtctatattaaaaaaaaaacaaattgttaagtgtttattgttttaatttaatttaaatcgataattgtaattttatgtaattataaaaataaaaatataaaattaaataaaaatgtgaaataaaaaagtggtggggtagggtgagtggtgagtggtggggtagggtgttgagagttaaacaaaaccattggagtgggtaattgttgaaagtttgttgaattggagagagaagatgatgtggagtgttgggaagagaaaaagtggggtagaaaagggttaaacaaaacattttttgtttaaccattcTATATGGTCTAATAAAACTCTAAATTTCCCAAACAAATCAGAATGTGAAAAAGAACAAGTTAACTATGAAAAACTGAATTTATCTGGGATTGGAACGGAGAATCAAACAGGCAATTTAAAAAGTTTGGTAGTGCAAGATCATCTTGaggtttttatttttggaaaattAGTGTATTTTAAAAGTTTCACATTGTTCATATATTGGACATTTCAAAGGCTTATATATAGAACTTGATTTGAAGGTGTTAAAGAGCTTGGTAGAAGGTAGATCCTCGCACGCATAAGATTTGACCTTGTTGGCCCAACGTAGTGTAAACCGAAGCTTGATCACGACTTAGCTTGATCCATGGTGAGGAAAACGTGGGAAGGGAGAACTGGAAAAGAGTGTTTTAGTAaagtaatatatatttaataaataattttcttttttgttaattaatacAGTTGAGATTAGAAAAATTAAATCCATAGATGAGTTGAACCACGGTGGGGGTCGTTtgaagtttttagttcttaaaataatgttaaattatattatttttagatAAATCAcacaatttaaaaattaattatgtacTTCTCTCACCTAACTTATATGTCTTATAATTCTAGCACTTGAGCTATAcaaccaattttatttttttagttcttaaataaaaaaaatctttcattTATAGAAGTTTTGACAGTATTAACCACAAGGGGTGATataagtggtgaatgtgcattttttTAAGAGATTTCGTCTAGGCTTTTGGTCCGGGCTCAATCCACTTAGGTCAAAAGTAATATTTTTGTGGCAAAAAACATTACTATTGTATCCCATGTCAGATTAGTCGTGAGACCCCTTTTCGGTGGAGTCGGGtgacaaatgaaaaaaaaaaagttttggcATTATTATAGACGACGCGCGTCTGGATTACTTGTAGCGTACAGATACCCCGCGAGCAACAtgctatattatattatattagtaTCTGTAGGAAGTGGTCTCAGTATCACATCAAAGGCTGAAGCATTAGCATTAGCATTAGCGGAGAGTTGAGGAGAATTTGGGATAATGCTGCTGACTTTGAGTTTGTGGACGATACTGTTCCTAACCGTCAATTTACTGTTCGGAAACACCATCGTCCACAGCTTCGACGGCGGCACTCACCCCAAAAAACAACTCACCCTCTGCCACGAATTCATTCTCCCCGCCGGTTACCCCTGCTCCGAATACACGgtactcactcactcactctttCCCTCTATCAATTTTAGAAATTATTGAATTGCAGAGATTTcagattttcttcttctttgtctgTAGTTAGTTTTTGTCGTTTTGCTAAGTGGTGGATTATAATTATCTTGTTTGATTGCTTtcagactcagacgaaggaTGGTTTCTTGTTAGGTCTTCAGCGtgtctcttcttctccttcttcttcttctcttcgcCGTGGCTATGCCGGAGAACGAGGCCCTCCGGTTCTGCTTCTGCATGGGCTATTCATGGTGACTACTGCATTTTCTTCTAGCTGTTGAACTAACTTTTTTACTATGAAActgcttttatttttttgatgcCATTTGATATGATCAGGCAGGTGATGCGTGGTTTCTAAATATGCCAGAGCAATCACTTGGCTTCATCCTTGCAGATCATGGTTTTGATGTCTGGGTAGGAAATGTGCGCGGAACGCGGTGGAGCCACGGGCATAAATCTTTATCAGAGAAGGATAAGGTTGGTAGTTTCAATTATCCTTTATGGTATGATTTATATCTCAGTTTCTATTAGTAGTGGTTTGTGatgatttaactatgctatgTTTGAAAAGAATTATAATGCAATTTCTCAATGAGTATTAAGGGAAACTATTGGAGTTTAATGATATAAATAAGGTTAAACTAAAGGAGGAAGCTatatcatttaataattttaatgaaGTTGCCCCTTGCCGTTGAATGTTTTCAGCACCTTTTCACTTATATTAGTAAGCACCATTAAATATTAGGAAGTACTTATGAGTTATGATGATCACAAGAAGGGAGAACAGGATGGGGAAGAACCAATGCATCCTCCAACTCCAAGGAACTGTTGATTCTTGAGAAAGCTCATTCACTGTGTAATTTTCAGTAGTATATTGCCAAGGCTCAAGTAGTTTCATTTCATTAGTGCCTAACTTTCTTTGCTGGAAGGGTTGGAGTTTGCAATACATTCCACTGTGACTGTGATGTGAGTCGTGTGATATGACTAATTGAGCTTTGGTCTTTTTGTAGGATTTTTGGGACTGGAGTTGGCAGGAATTAGCCCTCTATGATGTTCCTGAAATGGTCAATTATATTCATTCAGTAACAAACTCTAAGCTTTTTATAGTTGGGCATTCACAGGTATTTATGATTCTTGTACGTCATCCTTTCCACCTGCTATGTGTTGCCTGCCATAGCATTCATTTTGTATTATCCTCATCTTTCTTAGGGGACAATTATCTCTTTAGCTGCTTTCACTCAACGGGAGATAGTAGAAAAGGTTGAAGCTGCAGCTCTTTTATCTCCAATATCATACTTGGATCACATCAGTGCACCTCTTGTACTTAGAATGGTTAAGATGCACCTTGATCAGGTATTTCTTACTTTGTTCTATTAATGCACGCTGTAAAAGTGGATCTTTGAGCTGAGAAATTATTACTACTTTTATTCAGATGATTCTTACCATGGGCGTTCATCAACTGAACTTCAAAAGGTTTTATGCTTTAATTTTCCTTCTGTCctgttttttcttttgcatATGTTCTTCACTGTATTTCTAGTTTACCAAATGTTCACTTTATGTATTTTTCTTGACTCATCTTCAGCGAATGGGGAGCAAGTCTCTTGGTTTCCTTATGTGATACCCGTCTAAGTTGTAGTGACATGCTGTCATCCATTACAGGTTCATGTCTCTCACTCTGGTTTTGCCTGTGTCTTTGTTTTTTAAGGATTTGGCTTTGAGAGAACATATTAGGCTGTGAATGTTCTTGCTTTGTTCAGACTGTTATTGTCATCACCAATTTGGAGACCTCAATCTATCTTTGTTGTGATAATGCTATACTGTCAAATCCAAAAAAATATTCTCCATTCAATGGAGCTTTCTATTGCCATTCCTGTTGGACTGTATTAAGTGAAGTAGGTCAATTCTTTGTGCTATCTTGGATGGTGTATTGAAGGTGAGCCTTGACGCAGTGGCTGGAGTTGCCGTCACGTGATTAGAAATAAAGTCTTAGGTTCAGGTCATGAAATCAGTATCTCACTAAATGCAAGTTAGGAGTGCCTACAATTAATTCACAAATGGGTCCTGACCCTTCCCTGGACCAAGTCTGATATGAGCTTTACCAGGGACTTACAAATTAAAACATGACTCGGTTTGTAATTGAATTCAACTTGGTCCAAATAAATGAATGCAAATCTCAATGTACAAACGTTCTCTGCCCTCTGAGTTTAAATTTATGAATCCTTAAGTTGGATATTGTATGAAGTCTGTATCTTTTAGAAAGCAGAGTGTGGAGCTCTGTCTGATTTAGCAGTTGATATATTTAGTCTAGTCAAAGTTTTGTGTGACAGCATACAGGTTCTGCTCATTAAGTGTGAAATACACAACCCTGAATGATTTTTCCTAGTCACTAAATTTGCATTATGCTAATTAAAACTTGAAATAGTTAAGTCATTGCCATTCACTTATTTCTGTCATTAAATTGAATTTTCGCTTCAATGTGTTGCATTTGGATTTTGTGTGGAAACCTTTTGTGCATTATCTGTGTTACTTAGATGCTTCATGCAATGGTGTCATATCCTGCATATAGGAAAAGTTGTCAAGGCTAAGATAGTAGACTAAAATTCCCCAATTAAGTGTCTATAGTGTATTGTTGCTTCAGCTTGCTGCAGTCATTGACTTGCAGTTTGTTCGTGGTGGAAATAAAGCTATTGAATAGATCTTAGAAGTACTTGATAGGCAAAAGAAGGAGTGGCATTTATGTTTTGGATGGTGTGTAAATGGTCATTTGTTTTCTAGAAAAGCAAGAAAGTTATGggatttattatattatatatgttgagTAGGAATTCATGGTTTCATGGAATGGAATTTCTTGATGCGTGATAGCCAAATTTGGACATTCCTCTTGTTTTTAGGTGCTTATGAAAGAGGGAGAAATAGTAAGTATGGAAAACAAATAAACAGACTATTGAAGGCCTTATGCTATTTCTTGCCAGATTTGGGTGAACAAACTTTCAAGATCTGGAGATATTGAAGGCCTTGACATAATTAAGATGATATAATCCCTGTTTTAAGAGCTGATAGAAGTAGTCAGCTAACTAATCAGACTATTTCAGTAACTCATTCGGACCAATTAATAGGGAAATTGCTCTTTTTGGATCATTCTACATGGATAGTTATGCTGTGTTTCTTGTGTCTTTCTTTCTTCTATTGATAAATGCTTCTGCTCAATATACTTATATGAACTTGCAGGGAAGAATTGTTGCTTCAATGACTCACGCGTTGCTTTTTATCTTGAACAAGAACCTCATCCATCATCCTCCAAAAACTTGTGCCACCTTTTTCAAAGTAAGACCATTGTCTTCATTTGGTAGCTTTAAGTGATCCTTTAGTTGTGACAGTCTCAAATTTTTGGCAGCTGTTTTTAATTGGCAGTGCAGCTAGCACTCATACTTATGATTTATGTCTAATATTGTCTGATAACGATCATGGCATTTGCATTATATGAAGTAGTTAAACTGGCCTCTATAAGGATGGTAAAAGAAATATTGTTAAATAGTTCTGAACTCTGAAGATAACATTTTGCTGTATGTACATAATCCAGGGAAATGAATTTGATAATTCCTCTACATGTCAAATATCTGTTTATTTTCAAAAGCGTGTATTTTGAACTTCACTCAGGAATTGCTGAAAGGATATTTCAAGTTTGATTACCTACTTTAAATGTTTGTATGATGAAAACATATAGATTTAGAAATCAGTATTCATGTGCTATTTTATTCTTCTTAATGGTTCTGTCTCTGATGATCTCATTCATTCACCAGTGATCCGCAAAGGTACCTTCTGCAAGTACGATTATGGAAAGCTGAAAAATCTGATTGAGTATGGCAGTATCAAACCACCAAAATTCGACCTTAGCCGCATACCCAAATCATTGCCTCTCTGGATGGCTTATGGTGGAAATGATGCTTTAGCAGATATATCTGATTTCCAGCACACGCTTAAGGATTTGCAGTCCACCCCGGAGGTGGTTTATCTTGAAAACTATGGTCATGTTGACTTCATTTTAAGCTTGCAAGCAAAACAAGATCTTTATGACCCTATCATTAGTTTTTTCAAGTCATTTGGCAAATCTAGCAGCATTTAAAGGTTGCTTCCTTGCTTTATGATGGATGTATATACACGTTTACAAGTTGTGTCACAATAActaaaaaatgtaattaatattCTCATTTTCATCTACATAATAATAAATCTGTCCAAGCTACTGCCACGTGTTGTATTCTACAAAAAAATTCCTATCAAGCTTTAGTTTCCATGTGTTACGTGTTGTCTTTATACTCTTCTTTATCCTCCTTCACTCTCTTGGAGGAATGGGTTGTTTTGTTGAATGAAGGGGTTGAACAGGAACAAGAGAATAAAACTGATTAAAATTGATGCTATCAAATTATGCCAAGAGAACCATTTCAATGGGAAAAAGTTGAGGTGCTGATAACAACACTATTGTTGATGCGTATCTCCATTTGAAATAGTAGTGCTGAAATTTGTTTTTTAGGACatgaaataaagaaataaaagacAAATTGTATCTGTTAGTTCTGAGAAGGAGGCTGAGACTAATCAATGAATCACGAAAGGACAACAGACAAGAAGGTACTACTCAACTTTCTTTTGAGGCCCTCCTTTGCTCCAAATTCTGTTGTGGTATCAGTCTGGGACATTATTATTTTAGTGGTTGTCAATGTCTGGTGTATATAGCTATATATAGCTATCTAAATGCTTTAGCTTTGTGTTGTTTATTGTGTGTATCTATGATAGAAAATGAAAGATTCCACTTTTACGAATTAATCTTAGTCCCTATTCAGACTTTAGGACCACTTTTTCTTGCCTAAGTAATTGTCAAATTGATTACTGTCATTCTTAATATTCAATTAAGAATAcctgtttctttttttcttcttcaatttgtTAAAGGAAACACAAAAATATATTGCTTATCTCCATCAATATTTTCCACAATAtgtttctttgtctttgttaagGAATTTATTATGACAACATGTAGCACTACAATATTATGAACATCCTTATGGTTTATGGATTAACCATACTTCTGCTCTTAGCATCCTTATAGTAAATCACACTAGCTGTGAGCTCCTTCGATACATAATTCAAGATCCAAGATGAAACAATATTGTTGTTTCGGTGCCATGATCGATACAAAGAGGCAGCTGGTTCTGGCTGTGGAATTGAAAATGTCGCTGTGTAAAACTTAAAAAAAGAGTACTACTATTTCACTATATTACTTTcctcatataaaataaaaataaattcataaGTCTTATCAGTTTGTGAATTGTGAGACGCATCTCTTCACCGATAAACATTCTAATATTCCATGCattcttatatatatttttaaaaatagtagTTGATACTGATACACCAAACATTTTTTATGAAATCAGttattgaattaaaataaaagttaaattaTTATGCACGAGAGTGTATACAAGTTTTATATAGTTATCTAATTAGATTCTATCATTTTGTCATGTTataattcaatttaaaattggactgggcgagcccctagggtggcaacgcccagcatgtatcccgccctggggcggggccctggccttcagatgggccttgatttTGGAGGCCCAattgcatttaaaagacacccttagctctcgtacctcgagctcggtgtcttgtggactagtggactgggcgagcccctagaggggcaacgcccagcatgtatcccgccctgaggcggggccctggacttcagatgggccttgatcttggaggcccaattggcccaataggtagtactcaagctctataaataggaggtagttatcaattgtaaaggacttttggctcatttgatgaaataacacttgaaattcagcactccctctcactctcattctctcttggcacaatccctctacctctaggtactatgcctctcttcaatgttcattcccagaacatttggcgccgtctgtggggatcgtaaactttctactcccattcacgtggattgattgtgcatgaagttacctctgattgtgattaggcaattctctggttttccgattttgattctggaactagtgttggagcaatccctgaaattcgagttcaaagcaacgaacaaccaagcagaatatgaagctctcatcgccggattgaagttggcgcgggaagtgaagatcaggagtttgttgataagaacggactcacaattggtggagaatcaagtgaagggaactttccaggtcaaagatcctaatctgatcaagtaccttgagcgggtacggtatttgatgacactctttcaagaggtcgtggtagagtacgttcctcgggcagaaaatcagcgggcggacgcgctagccaaactggcgagcacgcggaagcccggcaataacaaaagtgtgattcaggaaacgctggcgtacccaagcatcgaaggcgagctcatgtcctgcgtaaacagagggagaacatggatggatcccataatatctatcttggcgggggacccggcagaagtggagcaatgcacgaaggagcagcagcgggaggcgagtcactatactctcattgacggacacttgtatcgccgtggtttctcgacgccattgttgaaatgtgtatcgccagagaagtacgaagcgataatgtctgaagtacatgaaggagtgtgcgcgagccacatcgggggaaggtctttggcttgcaaagtgttgagggcgggtttttactggcccaccctcaggaaagattgtatggacttcgtgaagcagtgcaaggagtgtcaagtgttcgcggatttgtctaaggcaccgccaaaggagttggtaacgatgagcgccccgtggcctttcgccatgtggggtgtggacttagttggacctttcccgaccgccagggcacaaatgaagtttatattggtggcggtggactacttcactaagtggattgaggctgaacccttggccaagattacttctgcaaagatagtcaatttctactggaagcgtattgtttgcaggttcgggatcccaagggcgatcgtatctgacaatgggacccagttttcaagcagtcaaacaagggagttctgcaaggaaatgggcatacagatgaggttcgcctctgttgagcatccgcagacgaacgggcaggtggaatctgcaaacagggtaatcctacgaggactaagacgacggctcgcggaggctaagggagcttggttggatgaacttccggcggtgctgtggtcgtacaacaccaccgagcaatctactacaagggaaaccccctttagaatgacctatggggtagatgccatgttgccggtggagattgacaactttacatggcggactcgaccaggttttgaagaggaaaatgaggccaacatggcggtggagctggaccttttgtcggaaacgcgcgacgaggcgcacattcgtgaaacagcgatgaagcagcgcgtggcggcaaagttcaacagcagggttcgcgtccgagatatgcaggttggcgacctggtcctcaagtggcgatcgggagccccggggaacaagcttactcccaactgggaagggccctaccgcattattaaagttcttggtaatggggcctatcacttagaagagcttgatgggaggcggttacctcgatcgttcaatggtttgagcttgcgctacttttatagttgattgcaggcgagaaagtgaacaagtcggaatcgccggagccagatatctttaagattttccgaagtgttttcaaattgtccaatgtactgcaacgacaaatcaataaaataagacgaaaattcacgaaattcgtgtccaaaaaaattccagggattccctgacgatcggaattgccgatcgacataaagaattacggcgatcactaagtgggacaagcttgatccccaaaggggcttgctggaaccctgaaggttgtggcgattccataaacggcctttgacgcctgggaatcaccctccggaaagtctgacgtgatcgccggtcccgtaaacgatgtgctgggtaagcctcgccagaatacgacgagcgccgttaactaggcaaaagtcttgggacccccaaatggccattgggatccaagcattgtaagccccgagcgggcaaagccccgggcgaagtcctcgagaatggaggccgtttcttcctattagggaaaaaacgtctaaagtcttggtggtggaataccaagcaacaagtcctagttaaaattaacgcacgaaatcgttaggcgtaattcaatcatatgacgcgtgaaaaatagcgcaagatataaggtcggcgaatgaatagggGGGAAGGCGAGGCGAGTAGTGTACGGCGAAAGCATTCCATTATGACTTACAacatatccaacggcgatataaaaagctatggcgaaaggttgcttaaacatagacgaatggcggaaaaatacactacaaggtgacggtaaaagataaaagtaatgttaaaaattacattattcattattttctttctcctgttcttcttcttcctcttcttcttcagtcgctgtccagaggttttggtcaatcaggggaggatcgtcgggaccaaccagtcctgcggcggttatctctttcattactcccatggcgctaaagtcaaagttcgggtacaaatgttgggcctggtctttggcgaggtagaaaccgcgctcgcggttgtcaagggcgatgtcagcggcttgttccctcgcctcaatggctctggccttctccgtcgccagctcgtcctctagacttttgatctttgctagttgggaagcaatttcggcatctttcgtggcgagggcctcggcatgagtttcggtcgctttcttgatctcctcggacgtagcctgcatcaccgcctccatgtcagatttcgccaaggccaaggactccgcagactttttctcttgctctgccaacgcctttttcactaactccagctcagcgcacagtatggcaagctctgactccttagcaatcagcgcctcgcctcgggcgatcaagtccttctcagcttgctctttttccttcttgcaagcttgaaggcttgcatcaagctcatctgcttcttccttcatcagcgccagctgatcctccagctcgccgattttaatccccgccgtgccaatcatcttgtcggcatagactttgtcttttcctgcctgcgtcgccagtttgtcgaaacgtttttcccaagcagcggcggcttcttgatgcttagcactttcggccttcaaccgctcagcttcaacgttggcggcattgaacttctcaaatgtgtgagcaaagatgcacccagcgcgtaggaggcaagcaagagtctcctccttggtgacattcaggccctgactcaaaacttctttttctataacgtcacgattgagaccagcaagtaagaattctgagggttcaatggcgttggggagcatattatagtagcttgaagaaccgacctcaggagcaggggcttgttcaatttgagctgcttcagaggtagtggcagcggcgggacaggatttttcccct is a window of Lotus japonicus ecotype B-129 chromosome 5, LjGifu_v1.2 DNA encoding:
- the LOC130717611 gene encoding triacylglycerol lipase 1, whose product is MLLTLSLWTILFLTVNLLFGNTIVHSFDGGTHPKKQLTLCHEFILPAGYPCSEYTTQTKDGFLLGLQRVSSSPSSSSLRRGYAGERGPPVLLLHGLFMAGDAWFLNMPEQSLGFILADHGFDVWVGNVRGTRWSHGHKSLSEKDKDFWDWSWQELALYDVPEMVNYIHSVTNSKLFIVGHSQGTIISLAAFTQREIVEKVEAAALLSPISYLDHISAPLVLRMVKMHLDQMILTMGVHQLNFKSEWGASLLVSLCDTRLSCSDMLSSITGKNCCFNDSRVAFYLEQEPHPSSSKNLCHLFQMIRKGTFCKYDYGKLKNLIEYGSIKPPKFDLSRIPKSLPLWMAYGGNDALADISDFQHTLKDLQSTPEVVYLENYGHVDFILSLQAKQDLYDPIISFFKSFGKSSSI